The Comamonas endophytica sequence TCCAGGCCCAGCTGTTTTATTTGAAAGGACAGGTCGGTGTCTTCGAAACAGGTTGGATCGTAGAAGACATCGAATCCAGAAGTGGCATCGAACACAGACTTGGGTATGAAGAAGCCGCACGTTGCCAGATAGCCGATATCTGCTCTGTAGCCTCTGGACACTGCGCTTTGGTTCATGCCTCTGTGCGGGCAATAATCGGTGATCATTCCGCCAAGATCGGAATGGTTCCTGTCGAACCAGCCTGCGCCCCAGCCGATGGCCCCTATGTTCGCATCCCGCTCGAGAAGGGTCAGAGCCTCCTCGAAGCAGCTTGAGGAAGTGAACCATTGGTCGGAGTCGAAAAATGCCAGATATTTGCCTGTGGCACTGGCAGCGCCAAGATTGCGTCCCGAAGAGCAGCCATTGACCGGATTGCGTATCAGCTTGACTGTGGGGAAATTCATTTCGACATATTCGGCTCCGCCATCGGAGCTGGAATTGTCGACCACAATGATCTCCTTGAGGTAGGACTGGCTGTGATGCAGCAAGGTTTCAAGGCATCTTCCGATGATCTTCTGGTTGTTGTGTATGAGTATGACGGCGCTGACGGATTTTTCGAAGCGCATTGATCGCTGTTTGCCAAGCAGGACGTCCAGCCTTGAGAACCAGGAGTTCTGCGAAATGAACCTGTCATTTTCGAGGGTGGGCAGAGAAACCATGTCAAGATTGGAGCACCATTGCGCAAACTCTCCCGGGGAATTCCCAATCAGCACTCCGGGGTAGCCGTTCACCTCGGGGAGATTGGTGGAAACGACCGTCTTTCCCGAAAAAAGATATTCAAATATCTTTATGGGTGAGACGGCATCCGAAATTTTTCCTGGGGAAAATGGCAGCAGGCAGAAGTCCGAATGAGCCAGGTAGCCAGGCAATTCCTCTATGCTTTTCGCACCAAGCATATGGACGTTGCTGGGCAAGGATTTCCCTTCGGGTCTGTCGCCGATCAGGACAAAAGCGGTACCGGCGTTGGCAATTGCTGCTTCCTTGAGGTAGTCCCAGGCGAACCATTCTCCGTACAGAGAACCAAAGTACAGGCCGATGCGCTGCCACTCTTTCTGCAGGTCGCTGGGGCGCCTGTACGTCTTGTATTTGTCGAAAATATATTCGTTGGCTGCGTTTGGAGAATAGATGGCATCGCTGCGGTTGTTTTGCCGCAGCCGTTCGACCAGAAGTTTTGCAGTGCCCGTGACGCTTTGCGAATCCGCCACGAACCGGCGATATACATCGATGTCGAACCAGCCGCCACCCAGGCTTGTTTCCCAGTCATCGATCAATTCGAAAACAGTTCTCAGGCCCCTTTTGTTGAATGAATCGAGATAGGGTATGGCCGCAGGGTGAGGGAACTCGAAGATGACAGTCGACCGGCTTGAAATCATGCGCAGTACAGTTTCCGGGGAAGTGGCGGCAATATGGAGATGGGTCAATCCTTGCAATTGAACGTTGGACTCCACATGCTGGTTCATCTCGAAGTCGAATTTTTGATAGATGTAAAGATAGACGACGTTTCGCCCGGTCTTCAACGCACAGCGTGCGAGCTGCGCTGCTCTTTGGCCTCCGCCCACATCATCGAAAGGCACGCCGGTGATGATGACCAGATCCTCTTCGAGCAGCGGGCGCACTGCCGGTTTTGCCGGACCCGAAGCCACTGGCAAGGGCTGTATGTAGCTGGTATGTAGATCCTGCGGACGTCCTGTCAGC is a genomic window containing:
- a CDS encoding glycosyltransferase; the encoded protein is MQDNPDINSNTYWNHRFSTDWETCDGPRQSRFFARLAIENMPAWLFQQIRIQALSVADWGCAQGDGTDYLGSHIPCEQLAGVDFSETAVQQAAGRYPAIRFLSENWVDSQAPQAEQFDMVFSSNTLEHFHNPWKTLDSLITRTRKCLILMLPYGEINRITEHFYSFLAENIPGELNESFRLIWSRVIDCTKLPDSLWPGEQILLIYAEKSWLQSLKPTLGNFEIGHFDVNAKISDLTEQADSQRKEISKLKNEAEAHLGEISDLINQAQAQSSEISKLKIEAEAQLSKTTHLAHQTEDQSREISRLTHQAEVQRIEILDLTQKSETQCNEILELTQQLENQSNENSHLAQQAEHQIIEIANLKKALQKNELALSLHHREIHHLKQDISTKEDLLTEFEAYRQDKENYIAQLLLELQAEKPKSSRMHGKFPKIIARVPYYARASMNIIRNRGFIGYAKAVKNKLTGRPQDLHTSYIQPLPVASGPAKPAVRPLLEEDLVIITGVPFDDVGGGQRAAQLARCALKTGRNVVYLYIYQKFDFEMNQHVESNVQLQGLTHLHIAATSPETVLRMISSRSTVIFEFPHPAAIPYLDSFNKRGLRTVFELIDDWETSLGGGWFDIDVYRRFVADSQSVTGTAKLLVERLRQNNRSDAIYSPNAANEYIFDKYKTYRRPSDLQKEWQRIGLYFGSLYGEWFAWDYLKEAAIANAGTAFVLIGDRPEGKSLPSNVHMLGAKSIEELPGYLAHSDFCLLPFSPGKISDAVSPIKIFEYLFSGKTVVSTNLPEVNGYPGVLIGNSPGEFAQWCSNLDMVSLPTLENDRFISQNSWFSRLDVLLGKQRSMRFEKSVSAVILIHNNQKIIGRCLETLLHHSQSYLKEIIVVDNSSSDGGAEYVEMNFPTVKLIRNPVNGCSSGRNLGAASATGKYLAFFDSDQWFTSSSCFEEALTLLERDANIGAIGWGAGWFDRNHSDLGGMITDYCPHRGMNQSAVSRGYRADIGYLATCGFFIPKSVFDATSGFDVFYDPTCFEDTDLSFQIKQLGLDVCYRDLTGIRHQPHQTTGANSGSDTYNRLFNRNANYFKEKWKDHGHFLVEYLE